A region of Saprospiraceae bacterium DNA encodes the following proteins:
- a CDS encoding glycosyltransferase, whose translation MLIIFICILLLSLAYSGLIAYFIYYWKKSIPPTHPTFPTGFRSSIIIAARNEEEHILESVQSCLKQKELHQEMELIVVDDQSEDDTYAILNAIEHQNFKLMRLGVYKRTTIKGSKKKALAYGINHAQGEIILTTDADCIVKDQWVTKMLDYFQEPQIQLVSGPVGIVQPKSFLDYLQALDFSANGLINAAGIQSGTHYLCNAANLAYRKAAFLNAEAYENNYEIASGDDVFLIEKIKEQYPAGICFAHEKELMVETYAIPGWGSFLAQRLRWAGKMRFVKSWKLSALSSFVWIQRISVFIALALSIYSNNVYHWALFAASFIIQCLSDFILQYHANHFYAIPSWKKWFLPVWMAHNIYFVLIGLLSWLPISHNWKGRKV comes from the coding sequence ATGCTGATCATTTTTATATGTATTCTACTCCTTAGTTTGGCTTATAGCGGCCTGATAGCTTATTTTATTTACTACTGGAAAAAATCGATTCCGCCAACCCACCCTACTTTTCCGACTGGTTTTCGATCGAGTATCATCATCGCAGCGAGGAATGAAGAAGAACATATTCTTGAAAGTGTGCAATCTTGTCTAAAGCAAAAAGAATTGCATCAGGAAATGGAACTCATCGTGGTCGATGATCAATCAGAAGATGATACTTATGCTATCCTGAATGCGATTGAACATCAGAATTTTAAGCTTATGCGGCTAGGAGTGTACAAACGCACTACCATAAAAGGTTCGAAGAAAAAAGCACTGGCATATGGAATCAATCATGCACAAGGTGAGATTATTCTGACTACAGATGCTGACTGCATAGTTAAAGATCAATGGGTAACTAAAATGCTCGACTATTTTCAAGAGCCCCAAATCCAACTCGTGAGTGGACCGGTTGGCATTGTACAGCCCAAAAGTTTTCTGGATTATTTACAAGCTTTGGATTTCTCCGCAAATGGATTGATTAATGCAGCTGGCATTCAGTCAGGGACACATTATTTATGCAATGCTGCCAATCTCGCTTATCGAAAAGCTGCGTTCCTCAATGCCGAAGCATATGAAAATAATTATGAAATTGCGTCGGGAGATGATGTCTTTCTCATTGAAAAAATAAAGGAGCAATATCCCGCTGGAATTTGTTTTGCACATGAAAAAGAACTCATGGTTGAAACCTATGCCATCCCAGGCTGGGGTTCATTTCTCGCACAACGTTTGCGCTGGGCCGGCAAAATGCGCTTTGTAAAAAGTTGGAAATTATCAGCATTATCAAGTTTCGTTTGGATCCAACGCATTTCAGTGTTCATTGCATTGGCATTATCCATTTATTCAAATAACGTCTATCACTGGGCGCTTTTTGCAGCTTCATTTATTATACAATGTCTCTCAGATTTTATTTTGCAATATCACGCCAATCATTTTTATGCGATTCCATCCTGGAAAAAATGGTTTTTACCCGTTTGGATGGCGCACAATATTTACTTTGTTCTGATAGGCTTGCTTTCATGGTTACCTATAAGCCATAACTGGAAAGGTAGAAAAGTTTGA
- the rnr gene encoding ribonuclease R: protein MDQRKKKKSNSKKSTSSLPNQLRESILAFFYKHRTKKYTAFQILKKLKARDPETLIHQLDQLCEKKVLFKSSSHKYSLNVSETAVKNSELYEGYVDMAKAGFAYIICENGAKDIYVAQKNLMGADDGDLVSVEYIHGKGRRPEGRVFKVLQRARTQVVGVARFFNKSKVAFAQSGRRLYEIDILIPEHLVVEEYDRVVVQITHYKERPKDLLKGVVIKNLGRESSIDVEMQSILADKGFPLEWNLKILEQVQKIPLTIEASPERKDVRDWLTFTIDPFDAKDFDDALSLWKNEKGLWELGVHIADVSHYVEEGSALDLEARYRGNSVYLVDRVLPMLPEKLSNELCSLRPNEDKYCFSVVFTMDDDFKIHQHWIGKTIIHSDRRYTYEEAQEIIEGKNDPFSSSLLQLNSIAKEYRKKRMQHGAIDFDSEEVKFKLNEQGFPETLVVKERKEAHMLVEEFMLLANKYVAAFIAKKQKNQTPIPFVYRIHDKPDPEKLEMFQTYARELGAHLDFSSPKRISTSLNTLSDLAKKDPKFKVLQPLAIRAMAKAAYSTENIGHYGLAFQDYSHFTSPIRRYADLVVHRILNANLKGSYRVDGRNLERVCLHISNQERKAMEAERESNRYFQVLYLKSRIGAHFDGRVVGMNERGLFIEIGNTKCEGFLPFSQLDEETSLHSSRLHAYSESSRKKWTFGDIIKVKLEDADLDQKELLLSTAL from the coding sequence ATGGATCAACGAAAAAAGAAAAAGAGTAATTCTAAGAAATCAACAAGCTCTTTACCCAATCAATTGCGCGAAAGTATCCTTGCTTTTTTTTACAAACACCGCACGAAAAAATATACAGCATTTCAGATCCTTAAGAAACTCAAAGCCAGGGATCCCGAAACACTAATCCATCAATTGGACCAACTTTGTGAAAAGAAAGTTCTATTTAAATCCAGTAGCCATAAATATTCTTTGAATGTTTCAGAAACTGCGGTCAAAAATTCAGAATTATACGAAGGTTATGTAGATATGGCAAAAGCCGGATTTGCCTACATTATTTGTGAAAATGGAGCTAAAGATATTTATGTAGCCCAGAAAAATTTAATGGGTGCAGACGATGGAGACCTGGTAAGCGTAGAGTATATCCATGGAAAAGGAAGGCGGCCGGAGGGTAGGGTTTTTAAAGTTTTGCAACGCGCTCGAACGCAGGTTGTAGGCGTAGCCAGGTTTTTCAATAAAAGCAAAGTTGCTTTTGCACAAAGTGGCCGGCGGTTGTATGAGATTGACATTTTAATTCCTGAGCATTTAGTTGTAGAAGAATACGACAGGGTAGTTGTTCAAATAACCCATTACAAGGAACGCCCAAAAGATTTATTGAAAGGCGTTGTGATTAAAAATCTGGGTCGTGAATCTTCCATTGATGTTGAAATGCAAAGCATTCTTGCAGATAAGGGATTTCCATTGGAATGGAATTTAAAAATTCTAGAACAGGTCCAGAAAATTCCATTGACAATTGAGGCTTCTCCCGAGAGAAAGGATGTGCGGGACTGGCTCACTTTTACCATAGATCCTTTTGATGCAAAAGATTTTGATGATGCTTTATCCCTTTGGAAAAACGAAAAAGGACTTTGGGAATTGGGAGTGCATATTGCCGATGTAAGTCATTATGTGGAGGAAGGGAGCGCACTTGATCTGGAAGCCCGTTACAGAGGCAACTCGGTCTATTTAGTCGATCGCGTATTGCCCATGCTTCCTGAAAAATTATCGAATGAATTATGTTCATTGAGACCGAATGAAGATAAATATTGCTTTTCAGTAGTTTTTACAATGGATGATGATTTCAAAATTCACCAACATTGGATTGGTAAAACTATTATCCATTCTGATCGCAGATATACCTACGAAGAGGCACAGGAAATTATTGAGGGCAAAAACGATCCCTTCTCTTCCAGTTTACTTCAACTCAATTCAATAGCAAAGGAGTATCGCAAAAAACGCATGCAGCACGGAGCGATCGATTTTGATTCTGAGGAAGTCAAATTTAAATTAAACGAACAAGGATTTCCGGAGACATTAGTCGTGAAGGAACGCAAAGAAGCACATATGCTCGTTGAAGAGTTTATGTTGCTTGCTAATAAATACGTAGCTGCATTTATTGCCAAAAAGCAAAAAAATCAAACTCCGATTCCATTTGTTTATCGCATTCACGACAAACCGGATCCGGAGAAGTTGGAAATGTTTCAAACCTACGCCAGAGAGCTGGGCGCTCATCTGGACTTTAGTAGTCCAAAACGCATTTCGACTTCGTTAAATACCCTGAGTGACCTGGCAAAAAAGGACCCAAAATTCAAAGTACTTCAACCATTGGCCATAAGGGCTATGGCAAAAGCAGCTTACAGTACTGAAAACATTGGCCATTATGGTTTGGCATTTCAGGATTATTCGCATTTCACCTCTCCCATCAGGCGATATGCGGATTTGGTGGTGCACCGTATTTTAAATGCAAATCTAAAGGGTAGCTACCGCGTAGATGGCAGGAATCTCGAAAGAGTTTGTTTACATATTTCCAATCAGGAAAGGAAAGCCATGGAAGCTGAACGCGAGTCCAATCGTTATTTCCAGGTCTTGTATTTGAAGTCCAGAATTGGAGCGCATTTTGATGGCCGAGTCGTCGGCATGAACGAAAGGGGGCTATTTATTGAAATTGGAAATACAAAATGCGAGGGCTTTTTGCCATTTAGTCAGCTTGATGAGGAAACTAGCCTGCATAGTAGCCGTTTGCATGCCTATTCTGAATCTAGTCGCAAAAAGTGGACTTTTGGTGATATCATCAAGGTTAAACTGGAAGATGCGGATCTAGATCAGAAGGAATTACTACTGTCGACAGCTTTATAA
- the radC gene encoding DNA repair protein RadC, with translation MHEKYPLHLPIKCWAEDDRPREKLIRKGKAALSDAELLAILLGSGTKTHDALSLAKLTLQSCQFNLIELSKMDHFRLGKIHGLGPAKSLLIEAALELGRRRQHAEALEKKQLLSSKDAYLLIKAKMEDLTHEEFWVLFLSRSNKLLAIENFSKGGLTGTVADSRLIFQRALDWKCTGLILAHNHPSGALKPSQQDIDLTRKMKAAGQQLELNVLDHLIVTEDKYFSFADEGML, from the coding sequence ATGCATGAAAAATACCCACTACATCTACCTATCAAATGCTGGGCAGAAGACGACAGACCCCGAGAAAAACTCATTCGCAAAGGAAAGGCGGCATTGAGCGATGCAGAATTATTGGCCATCCTCTTAGGATCAGGAACCAAAACCCATGATGCCTTAAGCCTTGCAAAACTTACGCTACAGTCCTGCCAGTTTAATCTCATCGAACTGAGCAAAATGGATCATTTCCGGCTTGGTAAAATTCACGGACTTGGGCCTGCAAAGTCCTTGCTCATCGAAGCTGCCTTGGAATTAGGCCGAAGGCGACAACATGCCGAAGCCCTTGAGAAAAAACAACTGCTTTCGAGCAAAGATGCTTATTTGCTGATCAAAGCTAAAATGGAGGATCTGACGCATGAAGAGTTTTGGGTTCTATTTCTGAGTAGATCCAATAAACTTCTGGCCATAGAAAATTTTAGCAAAGGAGGATTAACAGGTACTGTTGCAGACTCAAGACTCATCTTTCAAAGGGCGCTGGACTGGAAATGCACAGGACTTATACTGGCTCATAATCATCCATCCGGGGCACTTAAACCAAGCCAACAAGACATTGACCTGACCCGAAAAATGAAAGCTGCCGGACAGCAACTCGAATTGAATGTTTTAGATCATCTCATCGTAACAGAAGATAAATATTTTAGCTTTGCAGATGAAGGGATGCTATGA
- a CDS encoding Ig-like domain-containing protein, which translates to MNAKCLLLAGFFICLWAACANIQGISGGPDDLTPPKWLPAGSSLNQQTEFKDREIKFLFDEWFRLDNPNTHIQIAPSTEYPLIYKIQGKSLLIKFDERENLKNNTTYILQLGAAIKDITKGNVAENMQFVFSTGSFIDSLKITGTVIDAFTGEPQKQTLVCLYLESADSIFKTRKPYYYVITNGSGQFELKHLSPGSFTLYALTDKNNNFYFDQASESVAFHDHTIQLIPNQLQAPISLKMSLQKYALNVKEKNIKSGYTSLVLNRKPIEKVNLYSNSDSVKLFHFQDSIIAWNFSSKPQEFRIQSENFMDTFPVKVQQVINPDSSFKVKLTNVSIVPTDTLILRSEYPICKMLRQHISTDDSTAIIETIQLSEKDPRIIKVSGKWPPGKQFNCILGADIITNCFGQMNAADTLQVFCPPLNSYSSLMLELDSIATPINLTLQLLTNNKLVAERSLLLLTPNTNLIFKYLPSGSYRLRVIHDLNQNGQWDGSDLQNKMQAEPVYYFNLPELRADWEVKAKIKL; encoded by the coding sequence ATGAATGCGAAGTGTTTGCTATTGGCGGGGTTTTTTATTTGCCTGTGGGCAGCCTGTGCCAATATTCAGGGAATCTCGGGAGGTCCGGATGATCTCACTCCGCCCAAATGGTTACCAGCCGGTTCCAGTCTTAATCAGCAAACTGAATTTAAAGATCGCGAAATCAAATTTTTGTTTGATGAATGGTTTCGCCTGGATAATCCCAACACTCATATTCAAATAGCGCCCTCAACAGAATATCCATTGATTTATAAGATCCAGGGAAAATCACTTCTCATAAAATTTGATGAGCGCGAAAATCTTAAAAACAATACCACGTATATACTTCAGTTGGGTGCTGCCATCAAAGACATCACAAAAGGCAATGTCGCTGAAAATATGCAGTTCGTTTTTTCCACAGGAAGTTTTATTGATTCCTTGAAAATTACCGGGACTGTAATCGATGCATTTACCGGAGAACCTCAAAAACAAACACTCGTTTGCCTGTATCTGGAATCTGCAGATTCCATTTTCAAAACACGAAAACCTTATTATTATGTGATCACAAATGGTAGCGGCCAATTTGAGTTAAAACATTTGAGTCCGGGGAGTTTTACTTTATATGCACTTACAGATAAGAACAACAATTTTTATTTTGACCAAGCAAGCGAATCCGTTGCTTTTCATGATCATACCATTCAGCTTATTCCCAATCAATTACAAGCACCCATTTCATTAAAAATGAGCTTACAGAAATATGCGCTAAATGTAAAGGAAAAAAATATAAAATCCGGGTACACAAGTCTTGTTTTAAACCGCAAACCCATTGAGAAGGTAAATCTATATTCCAACAGCGATAGTGTAAAGCTCTTTCATTTTCAAGATAGCATTATCGCCTGGAACTTCTCATCCAAACCTCAGGAATTCCGTATTCAGTCAGAAAATTTCATGGATACCTTTCCTGTTAAAGTTCAGCAGGTCATAAATCCTGATTCTAGTTTTAAAGTAAAACTAACAAATGTTAGTATTGTGCCAACAGATACCTTAATACTTAGGAGTGAATATCCTATTTGTAAGATGCTTCGACAGCATATATCAACCGACGACAGTACAGCGATCATTGAAACTATTCAACTGAGCGAAAAAGATCCGAGAATCATAAAGGTCTCCGGAAAATGGCCACCCGGAAAACAATTCAACTGTATTTTAGGAGCAGATATTATTACAAACTGTTTCGGTCAAATGAATGCTGCGGATACGCTCCAAGTATTTTGTCCGCCCTTAAATTCATATTCAAGCCTGATGCTGGAGTTGGATTCCATCGCTACTCCAATAAATCTCACTTTACAACTGTTAACCAACAATAAGCTGGTAGCAGAACGGTCATTGCTCCTGTTAACTCCCAATACAAATCTGATCTTTAAATACTTACCTTCCGGATCCTATCGCTTGCGCGTAATCCACGATTTGAATCAAAACGGGCAATGGGATGGTTCTGACTTACAAAATAAAATGCAGGCTGAACCAGTTTACTATTTCAATCTTCCTGAACTTCGCGCAGATTGGGAGGTGAAAGCTAAAATTAAACTTTGA
- the lptB gene encoding LPS export ABC transporter ATP-binding protein: MKLRTDHLVKIYGQRAVVNGISIDVNRGEIVGLLGPNGAGKTTTFYMIVGFITPNSGSVYLDDQEITRDAMYVRARKGVGYLPQEPSVFRKLSVEDNIKAILEMRNLSKSEQRDKLESLLSEFNLNKVRKNSGDSLSGGERRRTEIARALASDPNFILLDEPFAGIDPIAVEDIQSIIDKLKLKNIGILITDHNVHETLSITDRAYLIVDGKILMSGTAEELAANETVRRVYLGQSFILRKRVTNHD, from the coding sequence ATGAAACTTCGCACAGATCACTTGGTAAAAATATATGGGCAAAGAGCCGTCGTGAATGGCATTTCAATAGATGTCAACCGGGGAGAGATTGTAGGATTGCTCGGGCCAAATGGCGCGGGCAAAACAACTACATTTTACATGATCGTTGGATTTATTACACCAAATTCAGGTTCTGTCTATCTGGATGATCAGGAAATTACACGCGATGCTATGTATGTCCGTGCAAGAAAAGGTGTTGGTTATCTCCCACAAGAGCCATCTGTGTTTCGCAAACTCAGCGTAGAAGATAACATTAAAGCAATATTAGAAATGCGCAATTTGAGCAAATCCGAGCAAAGAGACAAACTTGAAAGTCTGTTGAGTGAATTTAATCTCAACAAGGTGCGTAAAAATTCAGGTGATTCTTTGAGTGGCGGTGAGCGCCGAAGAACAGAAATTGCACGGGCATTAGCCTCTGATCCTAATTTTATTCTTTTGGATGAGCCATTTGCAGGAATTGACCCAATAGCTGTTGAAGATATTCAATCCATTATTGACAAATTGAAACTTAAAAATATTGGAATCCTCATTACGGACCACAATGTTCATGAAACGCTCTCTATTACAGACCGGGCTTATCTCATAGTTGATGGAAAAATTCTGATGTCTGGAACCGCTGAAGAATTGGCAGCTAATGAAACCGTTCGCCGGGTGTATCTAGGCCAAAGTTTTATACTCCGCAAAAGAGTTACGAATCATGACTAA
- a CDS encoding outer membrane beta-barrel protein: MNSKLFLGFVSVFAIANAAYSQNSEVQFGKTQIGIAYSSFGTNDMFYFEQLDGANSYQSDHFFTLGLHYLHRLNPKLSIETGIEYSHHRIIVEPNVPPNADDRPFAANFSLISIPITLQLNLSPFFFMNGGLILDMNTSFASDIDAQTGMGGMLGLGLGYGLPFGISTFVNPYFKVHSLLPFFSDHHPLRLLETGIRLGFMYRLP, encoded by the coding sequence ATGAATTCAAAATTATTTTTAGGATTTGTTTCCGTCTTTGCGATTGCTAATGCAGCTTATTCACAAAATAGTGAAGTACAATTTGGAAAAACCCAAATTGGAATTGCTTATTCATCTTTTGGAACTAACGATATGTTCTATTTTGAGCAACTAGATGGTGCAAATTCGTATCAATCAGACCATTTTTTCACTTTAGGCTTGCATTATTTGCACCGATTAAATCCAAAATTGTCAATTGAAACCGGGATAGAATATTCGCATCATAGAATCATTGTCGAACCAAATGTTCCACCAAATGCAGATGATAGACCATTTGCTGCCAACTTTTCATTGATCAGCATTCCTATCACTTTGCAACTCAATCTAAGTCCATTTTTTTTCATGAATGGCGGTCTTATTCTTGATATGAATACCAGTTTTGCCAGCGATATTGATGCGCAAACAGGGATGGGTGGAATGTTGGGTTTGGGACTAGGCTATGGGCTTCCCTTTGGTATTTCAACATTTGTAAATCCTTATTTCAAAGTGCATTCATTGCTTCCATTTTTTTCAGACCATCATCCTCTCAGGCTTTTGGAAACGGGCATTAGGCTGGGCTTTATGTACAGATTACCTTAA
- a CDS encoding ABC transporter ATP-binding protein: MAPLNAWMPFLVNVMVDEHILKSDLKGLQKIALIYLLLLIMLSLCRYAFSIMTNSLGQNIILDLRKRIYEHLLSLKLSYFDRTPVGTNTTRVINDLETVNSVFAEGLITILADILALVTVLALMFYTSVKLTLICLVTFPLLLVAGYIFKEKVKGSFQRVRNEVARMNAFLQEHLSGMKTVQIFTAEGRVLNKFKNINREYTQANLDGIFYYAVFFPVVEIISAASLGFMVWWGAQGVLEGVVTIGQLVAFPMYLTRLFQPVRTLADKFNTLQMGLLAASRVLELMDKQEGQENKGTIKSGGLKGDLEFNNVSFAYHENTPILKNISFQLKQGEMLAIVGTTGSGKTSLISLINRLYEVNSGRIHLNGKNINEYDLNYLRSKIAVVLQDLFLFQGTVLENLRLKNQNISFEKVVEASQKIGAHDYIMALPGNYNYMLAERGINLSIGQRQLLSFVRALLTDPDLLILDEATSSLDTETEAILQRALEKLIANRSAIVIAHRLSTIQKANWILALEQGEIKEFGKSDELIQKSNGFYRNLFEKYFQTTIG, encoded by the coding sequence ATGGCTCCACTTAACGCATGGATGCCTTTTTTGGTCAATGTCATGGTGGATGAACACATTCTAAAATCGGATCTGAAAGGCCTGCAGAAAATAGCACTGATCTACCTTTTATTGCTGATAATGCTTTCGTTATGTAGATATGCTTTTTCGATAATGACCAATAGCCTCGGACAAAATATCATTCTCGATCTTCGCAAACGCATTTATGAACACCTTTTGTCGCTCAAACTATCTTACTTCGACCGCACACCGGTTGGCACTAACACTACTCGTGTAATTAATGATCTGGAAACCGTCAATTCCGTATTTGCAGAAGGATTAATCACCATTCTCGCTGATATTTTGGCTTTGGTAACTGTATTGGCCCTGATGTTCTACACCAGTGTGAAACTTACTTTGATCTGCCTCGTAACTTTTCCACTCTTGCTGGTCGCCGGATATATTTTCAAAGAAAAAGTGAAAGGCTCTTTTCAACGCGTTCGCAACGAAGTAGCCCGAATGAATGCCTTTTTACAGGAACACCTGAGCGGTATGAAAACAGTTCAAATTTTCACAGCAGAGGGACGCGTTTTGAATAAGTTCAAAAACATCAATCGGGAGTATACACAGGCGAATCTCGATGGCATTTTTTATTATGCTGTTTTTTTTCCAGTCGTTGAGATCATTTCTGCGGCTTCACTTGGGTTTATGGTATGGTGGGGCGCTCAGGGCGTTTTGGAAGGCGTAGTTACGATCGGTCAATTGGTTGCCTTCCCTATGTATCTAACAAGATTATTTCAGCCTGTAAGAACACTGGCAGATAAATTTAATACCCTACAAATGGGACTTTTGGCTGCTTCAAGAGTACTCGAACTCATGGATAAACAGGAAGGTCAGGAAAACAAAGGCACGATTAAATCCGGTGGATTAAAAGGTGATCTCGAATTCAATAATGTTTCATTTGCCTATCATGAAAACACCCCCATCCTTAAAAATATTTCATTCCAATTAAAGCAAGGTGAAATGTTGGCCATTGTTGGCACCACCGGGTCCGGAAAAACAAGTTTGATTAGTCTGATCAACCGACTGTATGAAGTTAATTCAGGAAGAATTCACCTAAATGGAAAAAATATAAACGAATACGATCTCAATTATTTGAGGAGCAAAATTGCAGTGGTATTGCAGGATTTGTTTTTATTTCAGGGCACTGTGCTTGAAAATTTAAGACTCAAAAACCAAAATATATCTTTCGAAAAGGTTGTAGAAGCCAGTCAAAAAATTGGCGCGCATGACTATATCATGGCACTTCCAGGAAATTACAACTACATGTTAGCCGAACGCGGAATCAATCTGTCCATAGGACAAAGACAGTTGCTTTCGTTTGTACGAGCTTTGCTTACCGATCCCGATCTGCTCATTTTAGACGAAGCCACCAGCTCCCTGGACACAGAAACAGAAGCTATACTTCAACGAGCCTTGGAAAAACTGATTGCCAATAGAAGTGCAATTGTAATTGCCCACAGGCTGTCTACCATTCAAAAGGCAAATTGGATTCTAGCGCTGGAACAAGGCGAAATAAAAGAATTTGGCAAGTCTGATGAACTAATTCAAAAATCCAATGGTTTTTATAGAAACCTGTTTGAGAAATATTTTCAAACAACTATTGGATAA
- the pckA gene encoding phosphoenolpyruvate carboxykinase (ATP) — MGFYGRISSKCQLEQFGIRENSNQYCNLAQSELIEKSLQGNLGVLSDQGALCIKTGAFTGRSPDDKFTVDDQLSHDAVDWNKFNKPFPKENFNKLLEKVCRYFDGKDVYVKDAYACADERYRISVRIFAEYPWSAQFAGNMFIRPEIDALDEFEPEWCIYCAPGFQADPTVDATRQANFSIIDFEAKRILIGGSAYTGEIKKSIFTILNFVLPYQKNVLSMHCSANIGKAGDTSIFFGLSGTGKTTLSADPERFLIGDDEHAWSDEGVFNFEGGCYAKCIDLTEEKEPDIFRAIKPGAILENIQFYEGTNIPDYANAAITENTRVSYPIEHIRNAVIPSIGGHPRNIFFLTCDAYGILPPISKLSKAQAMYHFISGYTAKVAGTETGVTEPKATFSACFGAPFLPLHPTFYAEMLGQRIEKFNPNIWLVNTGWTGGAFGTGSRIKLAYTRALITAALNGQLENVDYARDEVFGLEYPVVCPDVPSEVLNARNTWADPNLYDQKAIALAELFTNNFEKYESKASEDIKAAAPRIGVRSV, encoded by the coding sequence ATGGGTTTTTATGGGAGGATTTCTTCTAAGTGTCAATTAGAGCAATTTGGAATCCGGGAAAACAGCAATCAATATTGTAATTTGGCCCAATCAGAATTGATTGAAAAAAGTCTACAGGGCAATTTAGGTGTATTAAGTGATCAAGGCGCACTCTGTATTAAGACTGGTGCTTTTACGGGAAGAAGCCCTGATGATAAATTTACGGTTGATGATCAACTCAGCCACGATGCAGTAGATTGGAATAAATTTAATAAACCATTTCCAAAAGAAAATTTCAACAAACTTTTAGAAAAAGTATGTCGTTATTTCGATGGAAAAGATGTTTATGTTAAAGATGCATATGCATGTGCAGACGAAAGATATCGCATTTCAGTTCGAATATTTGCCGAATATCCATGGAGCGCGCAGTTTGCGGGGAATATGTTTATCAGACCCGAAATAGATGCTTTGGATGAATTTGAACCCGAGTGGTGCATTTATTGTGCACCCGGATTTCAAGCCGACCCTACTGTTGATGCCACCCGACAAGCTAATTTTTCAATCATTGACTTTGAAGCAAAACGCATACTGATCGGAGGTTCTGCATATACCGGCGAAATCAAAAAATCCATTTTCACAATCCTCAATTTTGTTTTGCCCTACCAAAAAAATGTGCTTTCCATGCATTGTTCTGCGAATATTGGCAAAGCAGGAGATACCTCCATATTTTTTGGATTATCGGGCACAGGTAAAACCACTTTGTCTGCAGATCCCGAGCGCTTCCTCATTGGGGATGACGAACATGCCTGGTCTGATGAAGGTGTTTTTAATTTTGAAGGTGGCTGTTATGCAAAATGCATAGATCTCACAGAAGAAAAAGAACCGGATATTTTTCGGGCCATTAAACCCGGGGCAATCCTCGAAAATATACAATTCTATGAGGGCACAAATATTCCCGATTATGCCAATGCTGCTATTACAGAAAATACACGGGTTTCATACCCCATCGAACATATCCGCAATGCCGTCATTCCATCTATAGGAGGCCATCCCAGGAACATCTTCTTTTTGACATGTGATGCATACGGCATTTTACCTCCCATCAGCAAGCTGAGCAAAGCGCAGGCGATGTATCATTTTATTTCGGGTTATACAGCTAAAGTCGCAGGAACTGAAACAGGCGTTACCGAGCCCAAAGCTACATTTTCAGCTTGCTTTGGAGCTCCCTTTTTGCCTTTGCATCCAACGTTTTATGCAGAAATGCTAGGGCAACGAATTGAAAAATTCAATCCGAATATTTGGTTAGTCAATACCGGCTGGACCGGAGGAGCCTTCGGCACGGGTTCCAGGATCAAATTGGCTTATACACGGGCACTTATTACAGCTGCATTGAATGGTCAGTTGGAAAACGTAGATTATGCCAGGGATGAGGTATTTGGCCTCGAATATCCGGTGGTTTGTCCGGATGTTCCGTCAGAAGTATTAAATGCACGAAATACCTGGGCAGATCCGAATTTGTACGATCAAAAAGCAATTGCACTTGCAGAATTGTTTACAAACAATTTTGAAAAATATGAAAGCAAAGCCAGTGAAGACATCAAAGCAGCTGCGCCCAGAATTGGGGTAAGAAGTGTTTGA